Proteins from a single region of Macrotis lagotis isolate mMagLag1 chromosome 2, bilby.v1.9.chrom.fasta, whole genome shotgun sequence:
- the ANGEL2 gene encoding protein angel homolog 2 isoform X1: MEAWRCVRRGYSRCAVGRGRYPMLPYHLQSLDRDRITPWDISQRFCWNRHISSCLRWPGNYSWAPYPYFSSQHCALNWRPPCLFLPNRSQFQHWNWRPDSFTHTSLLHVSSFIMDSEGDKPSPKRQKTQGVIKRHWEYFCHHNKENMKILGDKHVDQIYKDEKEKFEFTVMSYNILSQDLLEDNSYLYRHCRRPVLIWGFRFPNILREIKHMDADILCLQEVQEDHYRKEIKPNLESLGYHCEYKMRTGRKPDGCAICFKCSKFTLLSANPVEFYRRDIPLLDRDNVGLVLLLQPKFHCTVSPICVANTHLLYNPRRGDIKLTQLAMLLAEISNVAHQKDGTVCPIIICGDFNSVPGSPLYSFIKEGKLNYEGLAIGKVSGQEQSPRGQRILSIPIWPPSLGISQNCVYEIPQETRVEKAEEDDMTQIQLEKTEVLVAAKKLSSNLHHHFSLSSVYSHYLPNTGIPEVTTCHSKNAVTVDYIFYSTEKEAINTQQGTEVALVGGLKLLGRLSLLTEEDLWTVNGLPNENNSSDHLPLLAKFRLEL; the protein is encoded by the exons atatcCCATGTTACCCTATCACCTTCAGAGCCTGGACAGAGACAGGATTACACCATGGGATATTTCTCAAAGATTTTGCTGGAACAGACACATCTCTAGTTGTTTGAGGTGGCCTGGGAATTATTCTTGGGCTCCTTATCCATACTTCAGCAGCCAGCATTGCGCACTAAACTGGAGACCACCTTGTTTATTTCTGCCTAATAGAAGTCAATTTCAGCACTGGAACTGGAGACCTGACAGCTTCACACATACATCTTTGCTTCACGTTTCTAGTTTTATCATGGACTCTGAGGGAGATAAGCCATCACCAAAACGCCAAAAAACCCAAG GTGTGATAAAGCGGCATTGGGAATACTTCTGTCACCATAATAAAGAAAACATGAAGATCCTAGGAGATAAACATGTTGACCAAATATataaagatgagaaggaaaaatttgAGTTTACAGTCATGTCCTATAATATCCTTTCACAGGATTTATTGGAGGATAACTCATATCTTTATAGACACTGCCGAAGGCCAGTCTTGATCTGGGGCTTTAGGTTTCCCAATATCCTAAGAGAAATTAAACACATGGATGCAGAT aTTCTTTGTTTACAAGAAGTACAAGAAGATCATTATAGAAAAGAAATCAAGCCAAATTTAGAATCATTAG gaTATCATTGTGAATATAAAATGAGGACAGGAAGGAAACCTGATGGCTGTGCCATTTGCTTCAAATGTTCCAAATTTACACTATTATCAGCAAACCCTGTGGAATTTTATCGTCGAGATATACCTTTATTGGACAGAGACAATGTTGGCCTGGTATTACTCTTGCAGCCCAAATTTCATTGTACTGTCTCTCCTATATGTGTGGCTAATACACATCTCTTGTATAATCCAAGGCGAGGTGATATTAAATTGACTCAGCTGGCTATGCTACTAGCAGAGATTTCCAATGTTGCCCATCAGAAAGATGGCACTGTCTGTCCCATCATTATTTGTGGTGACTTTAATTCAGTTCCTGGCTCTCCACTCTACAGTTttataaaggaaggaaaattgaaTTATGAAGGACTTGCCATAGGAAAA gtttctGGTCAGGAACAGTCTCCCAGGGGACAGAGAATTTTGTCTATTCCAATATGGCCCCCAAGCTTGGGCATTTCACAGAATTGTGTCTATGAGATACCACAGGAAACAAGAGTAGAAAAGGCAG AAGAGGATGATATGACACAAATACAGTTGGAAAAAACAGAGGTCCTAGTGGCAGCTAAAAA attatCTTCAAACTTACACCACCATTTTAGCTTGTCATCTGTATATTCACATTACCTTCCCAACACTGGAATTCCAGAAGTGACAACTTGTCATTCAAAAAATGCTGTAACAGTGGATTACATTTTCTATTCAACAGAAAAGGAAGCTATTAACACACAACAAG GAACGGAAGTTGCTTTGGTTGGTGGCTTGAAACTTCTAGGTAGATTGTCACTTCTTACAGAAGAAGACTTATGGACTGTTAATGGACTTCCcaatgaaaataattcttcagATCATCTGCCTTTATTGGCCAAGTTCAGGCTTGAACTCTGA
- the ANGEL2 gene encoding protein angel homolog 2 isoform X2, producing the protein MLPYHLQSLDRDRITPWDISQRFCWNRHISSCLRWPGNYSWAPYPYFSSQHCALNWRPPCLFLPNRSQFQHWNWRPDSFTHTSLLHVSSFIMDSEGDKPSPKRQKTQGVIKRHWEYFCHHNKENMKILGDKHVDQIYKDEKEKFEFTVMSYNILSQDLLEDNSYLYRHCRRPVLIWGFRFPNILREIKHMDADILCLQEVQEDHYRKEIKPNLESLGYHCEYKMRTGRKPDGCAICFKCSKFTLLSANPVEFYRRDIPLLDRDNVGLVLLLQPKFHCTVSPICVANTHLLYNPRRGDIKLTQLAMLLAEISNVAHQKDGTVCPIIICGDFNSVPGSPLYSFIKEGKLNYEGLAIGKVSGQEQSPRGQRILSIPIWPPSLGISQNCVYEIPQETRVEKAEEDDMTQIQLEKTEVLVAAKKLSSNLHHHFSLSSVYSHYLPNTGIPEVTTCHSKNAVTVDYIFYSTEKEAINTQQGTEVALVGGLKLLGRLSLLTEEDLWTVNGLPNENNSSDHLPLLAKFRLEL; encoded by the exons ATGTTACCCTATCACCTTCAGAGCCTGGACAGAGACAGGATTACACCATGGGATATTTCTCAAAGATTTTGCTGGAACAGACACATCTCTAGTTGTTTGAGGTGGCCTGGGAATTATTCTTGGGCTCCTTATCCATACTTCAGCAGCCAGCATTGCGCACTAAACTGGAGACCACCTTGTTTATTTCTGCCTAATAGAAGTCAATTTCAGCACTGGAACTGGAGACCTGACAGCTTCACACATACATCTTTGCTTCACGTTTCTAGTTTTATCATGGACTCTGAGGGAGATAAGCCATCACCAAAACGCCAAAAAACCCAAG GTGTGATAAAGCGGCATTGGGAATACTTCTGTCACCATAATAAAGAAAACATGAAGATCCTAGGAGATAAACATGTTGACCAAATATataaagatgagaaggaaaaatttgAGTTTACAGTCATGTCCTATAATATCCTTTCACAGGATTTATTGGAGGATAACTCATATCTTTATAGACACTGCCGAAGGCCAGTCTTGATCTGGGGCTTTAGGTTTCCCAATATCCTAAGAGAAATTAAACACATGGATGCAGAT aTTCTTTGTTTACAAGAAGTACAAGAAGATCATTATAGAAAAGAAATCAAGCCAAATTTAGAATCATTAG gaTATCATTGTGAATATAAAATGAGGACAGGAAGGAAACCTGATGGCTGTGCCATTTGCTTCAAATGTTCCAAATTTACACTATTATCAGCAAACCCTGTGGAATTTTATCGTCGAGATATACCTTTATTGGACAGAGACAATGTTGGCCTGGTATTACTCTTGCAGCCCAAATTTCATTGTACTGTCTCTCCTATATGTGTGGCTAATACACATCTCTTGTATAATCCAAGGCGAGGTGATATTAAATTGACTCAGCTGGCTATGCTACTAGCAGAGATTTCCAATGTTGCCCATCAGAAAGATGGCACTGTCTGTCCCATCATTATTTGTGGTGACTTTAATTCAGTTCCTGGCTCTCCACTCTACAGTTttataaaggaaggaaaattgaaTTATGAAGGACTTGCCATAGGAAAA gtttctGGTCAGGAACAGTCTCCCAGGGGACAGAGAATTTTGTCTATTCCAATATGGCCCCCAAGCTTGGGCATTTCACAGAATTGTGTCTATGAGATACCACAGGAAACAAGAGTAGAAAAGGCAG AAGAGGATGATATGACACAAATACAGTTGGAAAAAACAGAGGTCCTAGTGGCAGCTAAAAA attatCTTCAAACTTACACCACCATTTTAGCTTGTCATCTGTATATTCACATTACCTTCCCAACACTGGAATTCCAGAAGTGACAACTTGTCATTCAAAAAATGCTGTAACAGTGGATTACATTTTCTATTCAACAGAAAAGGAAGCTATTAACACACAACAAG GAACGGAAGTTGCTTTGGTTGGTGGCTTGAAACTTCTAGGTAGATTGTCACTTCTTACAGAAGAAGACTTATGGACTGTTAATGGACTTCCcaatgaaaataattcttcagATCATCTGCCTTTATTGGCCAAGTTCAGGCTTGAACTCTGA